From Plasmodium yoelii strain 17X genome assembly, chromosome: 7, one genomic window encodes:
- a CDS encoding heat shock protein 70, putative has translation MANAKASKPNLPESNIAIGIDLGTTYSCVGVWRNENVDIIANDQGNRTTPSYVAFTDTERLIGDAAKNQVARNPENTVFDAKRLIGRKFTESSVQSDMKHWPFTVKSGIEEKPMIEVVYQGEKKLFHPEEISSMVLQKMKENAEAFLGKSIKNAVITVPAYFNDSQRQATKDAGTIAGLNVMRIINEPTAAAIAYGLHKKGKGEKNILIFDLGGGTFDVSLLTIEDGIFEVKATAGDTHLGGEDFDNRLVNFCVEDFKRKNRGKDLSKNSRALRRLRTQCERAKRTLSSSTQATIEIDSLFEGIDYSVTVSRARFEELCIDYFRDTLIPVEKVLKDAMMDKKSVHEVVLVGGSTRIPKIQTLIKEFFNGKEACRSINPDEAVAYGAAVQAAILSGDQSNAVQDLLLLDVCSLSLGLETAGGVMTKLIERNTTIPAKKSQIFTTYADNQPGVLIQVYEGERALTKDNNLLGKFHLDGIPPAPRKVPQIEVTFDIDANGILNVTAVEKSTGKQNHITITNDKGRLSPEEIDRMVNDAEKYKAEDEENKKRIEARNSLENYCYGVKSSLEDQKIKEKLQPNEVETCMKSVTSILEWLEKNQLAGKDEYEAKQKEAEAVCSPIMSKIYQDAGAAAGGMPGGMPGGMPGGMPGGMPGGMNFPGGMPGGMGAPAGAPAGSGPTVEEVD, from the coding sequence atggcTAACGCAAAAGCATCAAAGCCAAATTTACCAGAGTCAAATATAGCTATAGGTATTGATTTGGGTACCACATATTCTTGTGTTGGTGTGTGGAGAAATGAAAATGTCGATATAATTGCAAACGATCAAGGTAATAGAACAACCCCATCTTATGTAGCTTTTACAGATACAGAAAGATTAATTGGTGATGCAGCTAAAAATCAAGTTGCACGAAATCCAGAGAATACAGTTTTTGATGCTAAGAGATTAATTGGAAGAAAATTCACAGAATCTTCTGTACAAAGTGATATGAAACACTGGCCATTTACTGTAAAGTCAGGTATTGAAGAAAAACCAATGATTGAAGTTGTTTATCAAGGAGAAAAGAAATTATTCCATCCTGAAGAAATATCTTCTATGgttttacaaaaaatgaaagaaaatgCAGAAGCCTTTTTAGGAAAATCTATAAAAAATGCTGTTATTACAGTACCTGCTTATTTTAATGATTCTCAAAGACAAGCAACAAAAGATGCTGGTACTATTGCAGGATTAAATGTAATGAGAATTATTAATGAACCAACTGCAGCAGCTATTGCATATGGTTTacataaaaaaggaaaaggtgaaaaaaatatattaattttcgATTTAGGAGGTGGTACATTTGATGTTTCATTACTTACTATTGAAGATGGGATATTTGAAGTTAAGGCAACTGCAGGAGATACACATTTAGGTGGTGAAGATTTTGATAATCGTTTAGTTAATTTTTGTGTTGAGgattttaaaagaaaaaatagagGAAAagatttatcaaaaaatagtAGAGCATTAAGAAGATTAAGAACCCAATGTGAAAGAGCAAAACGTACATTATCATCTTCTACACAAGCTACAATTGAAATAGATTCTCTTTTTGAAGGTATTGATTATAGTGTTACTGTAAGTAGAGCTAGATTTGAAGAATTATGTATAGATTATTTTAGAGATACTTTAATACCTGTTGAAAAAGTTTTAAAAGATGCTATGATGGATAAAAAAAGTGTTCATGAAGTTGTATTAGTTGGTGGATCAACTAGAATTCCAAAAATTCAAACATTAATAAAAGAATTTTTTAATGGAAAAGAAGCATGTAGATCAATAAACCCTGATGAAGCTGTTGCATATGGTGCTGCTGTTCAAGCTGCTATATTATCAGGAGATCAATCAAATGCTGTACaagatttattattattagatgTATGTTCATTATCTTTAGGATTAGAAACTGCAGGAGGTGTTATGACAAAATTAATTGAAAGAAATACAACAATTCCAGCTAAAAAAAGTCAAATATTTACAACATATGCTGATAACCAACCAGGAGTCTTAATACAAGTATATGAAGGAGAAAGAGCTTTAACaaaagataataatttattaggTAAATTTCATTTAGATGGTATCCCACCTGCTCCTAGAAAAGTACCACAAATTGAAGTTACATTCGATATTGATGCTAATGGTATTTTAAATGTTACAGCTGTTGAAAAAAGTACTGGTAAACAAAACCATATTACAATTACAAATGATAAAGGTAGATTATCTCCTGAAGAAATTGATAGAATGGTTAATGATgctgaaaaatataaagcagaagatgaagaaaataaaaaaagaattgaAGCCAGAAATAGTCTTGAAAATTATTGCTATGGTGTTAAAAGTTCATTAGAAgatcaaaaaattaaagaaaaattacAACCTAATGAAGTTGAAACATGTATGAAATCTGTTACTTCTATTCTTGAATGGTTAGAAAAAAATCAATTAGCTGGAAAGGATGAATATGAAGCTAAACAAAAAGAAGCTGAAGCTGTATGCTCTCCAATTATGTCTAAAATATATCAAGATGCTGGTGCAGCTGCTGGTGGTATGCCAGGTGGAATGCCAGGTGGAATGCCAGGAGGAATGCCAGGAGGAATGCCAGGAGGAATGAACTTCCCAGGTGGAATGCCAGGAGGAATGGGAGCACCCGCTGGAGCCCCAGCTGGAAGTGGACCAACTGTTGAAGAAGttgattaa
- a CDS encoding BEM46-like protein — MVLKKVIISIIIAIIASLVFINTYIYFAQDGLIFVKKDIDPIYNKPLGDNYEEIMITTEDGHKNKCWFIKTQDYENKPVILYFLGNGSYVEKNVEIFNLMVGRVDVSIFSCSHRGTGDNTLSPSEASFYSDAQTYLNYLKMKNMKNIFLFGTSMGCAVAIETALNNSNSVAGLIVQNPFLSMKKMAKLAKPFLFFIILSYDLLIRTKMDNEEKIKKNRVPVLFNISEKDKIVPPDHGKKLYEICPSQKFIYTAKDGEHNNILVNDDGSYHRSMKIFIETVNSTYSKK, encoded by the exons atggtacTTAAAAAGGTGATAATATCCATCATAATTGCTATCATAGCATCCTTAGTTTTTATTAACA catatatatactttgCCCAAGATGGTCTTATTTTTGTGAAAAAAg ATATCGATCCCATATATAACAAACCCTTAg GAGATAATTATGAAGAGATTATGATAACAACTGAAGATGgccataaaaataaatg TTGGTTCATAAAAACACAAGATTATGAAAACAAACCAgttattctttattttcttgGAAATGGAAGTT atGTAGAAAAGAATGTTGAAATATTCAATTTGATGGTTGGACGAGTAGATGTGAGTATTTTCTCGTGTTCACACCGAgg TACTGGAGATAATACCCTTAGCCCATCAGAAGCTTCATTTTACAGTGACGCTCAAACATACTTAAATTAtcttaaaatgaaaaatatgaaaaatatatttctatttggaac gtCTATGGGATGTGCTGTTGCTATTGAAACTGCTTTAAATAATTCGAATAGT GTAGCGGGTTTAATTGTTCAAAACCCATTTTTAAGCATGAAAAAAATGGCAAAGCTTGCAaaaccatttttattttttattattttatcttatGATTTATTAATAAGAACAAAGATGGacaatgaagaaaaaataaagaagaatcGTGTTCCAGTTTTGTTTAACATTTCTGAaaag gatAAAATCGTTCCACCAGATCATGGAAAGAAATTATATGAG ATATGCCCAAGCCAAAAGTTTATTTATACTGCAAAAGATGGAgagcataataatattctcGTAAATGATGATGGATCATATCATAGAtcaatgaaaatatttattgaaACAGTTAATTCTACatatagtaaaaaataa
- a CDS encoding zinc finger protein, putative, with the protein MSSEKNATPPPSILCENNCGFYGNRANNNLCSKCYREFLEKQKKEMSNIEKIKDKSMSDTMHNYNKINDLIDPHYVKGKDKDEKNEVSDQKNSNINLEDKIYSNNNSNNSNNNNNNNSSSANSANIKNDNKSINSDHNTQNDINHEKNNKIPVSSDNNVEKAVYEKMESSTDGQDKSKCYLCSKNIGLLGIKCRCNYYFCSLHRYADAHNCTFDYKNYHKQQLIKNNVKVVADKINKI; encoded by the exons ATGAGTTCAGAAAAAAACGCAACACCG cCACCGTCTATTTTGTGCGAAAACAACTGTGGATTTTATGGAAACAGagcaaataataatttgtgcTCAAAATGTTATAGAGAATTTttagaaaaacaaaaaaaagaaatgtcTAACAtcgaaaaaataaaggatAAAAGTATGTCCGATACAATGCATAActacaataaaataaatgatttaaTTGATCCACATTATGTAAAAGGAAAAGATaaggatgaaaaaaatgaagttAGTGACCAAAAAAATagcaatataaatttagaagacaaaatatatagtaataataatagtaataatagtaataataataataataataatagtagtagCGCAAATAGTGCCAATATAAAGAACGACAATAAAAGCATTAACAGTGATCATAATACACAAAACGATATTAAccatgaaaaaaataacaaaataccTGTTAGTAGTGATAACAATGTTGAAAAAGCtgtttatgaaaaaatggaaagTTCAACGGATGGTCAAGATAAAAGCAAATGCTATCTATGCTCAAAAAATATTGGATTATTAGGTATAAAATGTCGAtgcaattattatttttgttcgCTCCATAGATATGCGGATGCTCACAATTGTACCtttgattataaaaattatcataagcAACAGCTaatcaaaaataatgttaaagTTGTAGCagataaaattaacaaaatttaa
- a CDS encoding rRNA-processing protein FCF1, putative encodes MGKFKKTQKVLKLKRVINPNDNRLKKTNDKVIKKNDKKNEGKVKQIVPIDSNLFFNYNENLCPPYNIILDTNFINSSIQYKIDIIKGCSELLLAKCNIYVTDCVVAEMEKLGQRYSLALKLLKDPRYNRLTCTHKGTYADDCIVNRVTESRCYIIATNDRDLKIRLRKIPGVPILYAKNFKYKIERLPDNIMI; translated from the exons atg GGGAAGtttaaaaaaacacaaaaagtTTTAAAACTAAAAAGGGTGATAAACCCAAATGATAatagattaaaaaaaacgaatgataaagtaataaaaaaaaatgataaaaaaaatgaaggaaAAGTTAAACAAATAGTTCCAATTGAtagtaatttattttttaattataatgaaaatttatgtccaccatataatataatattagatacaaattttataaattcaagtatacaatataaaattgatatAATTAAAGGATGTTCAGAATTATTATTAGCAAAATGTAATATTTATGTAACGGATTGTGTTGTTGCAGAAATGGAAAAGTTAGGACAACGATATTCGCTTGCTTTAAAATTACTAAAAGATCCGAGATATAATAGATTAACATGCACACACAAAGGAACATATGCTGATGATTGTATAGTCAATCGAGTTACTGAAAGTCGGTGCTATATAATTGCAACAAATGATAGAGACTTAAAAATACGTTTAAGAAAAATTCCAGGGGTTCCAATCTTATATGCAAAAAAtttcaaatataaaattgaaagACTTCCAGAcaatattatgatataa
- a CDS encoding dynactin subunit 6, putative: MNNSKFVKLLSLNLDRNIDNNFERKNDFFCESDISSISSYDEIKSNSLLGLISINSFTNDSKNSIKSENLNPFKRVHSLNEYTLNYKKLWSEKSNALLFNNIFTKFNTNHNQIYTLNSYENSNTILSWKYESSEITFDSEPNDISKKHSCNFKHNPSNDNIDSFIYTDTFNSDVSKQIKNRITNNESPLSFYLNQIQNYDLNKFNQDKNTLINSSQFIKINKEINKTDFFKDTKEVIPAARKMTTNSPLKKNATNYILKYIRRYNEYINGTKLQNYRAIKKMLQKIRKACRSIMVKKFHNKNMIGLLMYMEKDKKVMKLWKDKSKYLHKKNKNKRYFLQLFYYYVISFYLKKNSPQKKKNLCYMDKCIAKILFQNKYKEINTKTLSNNKTNTNKSYVLGKLNQNIILGKGNSIFPGSTILATTAKIYIGDHNLFEDNVTIINNTNKNMYIGNYNIFRSGTHIINSLKIGSNNYFDYKSTLYNCTINGCVFVKANILMNIKEIENRNPYFVNSTITNIHPIFIKEHTNEIKLRYNHMNNSE; this comes from the exons atgaataattcCAAATTTGTAAAACTGTTATCATTAAACCTAGACAGAAATATAGATAACAATTTCGAACGAAAAAATGACTTTTTTTGTGAATCCGATATATCAAGTATATCAAGTtatgatgaaataaaatcaAACAGCTTGTTAGGTTTAATTTCTATTAATAGTTTTACTAATGATTCAAAAAATTCAATTAAAAGTGAAAATTTAAATCCTTTTAAGCGTGTACATTCtttaaatgaatatacattgaactataaaaaattatggtcAGAAAAAAGTAATGCACtgttatttaataatatatttacaaaatttaatACAAACCATaatcaaatatatacattaaattCTTACGAAAATTCAAATACAATTTTATCTTGGAAATATGAATCAAGTGAAATAACTTTTGATAGCGAACCCAATGATATATCTAAAAAACATTCTTGTAATTTTAAGCATAACCCATCTAATGATAATATAGACAGTTTTATTTATACTGACACATTTAATTCGGATGTAAGtaaacaaatcaaaaatcGTATCACAAATAATGAATCACCATtatctttttatttaaatcaaattcaaaattatgatttaaacaaatttaacCAAGACAAAAATACTTTGATAAATTCCTCAcaatttatcaaaattaataaggaaataaataaaacag ACTTTTTTAAAGATACCAAAGAAGTTATTCCTGCAGCTAGGAAAATGACAACGAATTCccctttaaaaaaaaatgcaactaattatattttaaagtacATTAGAAgatataatgaatatataaatggaaCTAAACTCCAAAATTATAGagcaataaaaaaaatgcttcAAAAGATCAGAAAAGCTTGTCGAAGCATTATGGTAAAAAAATtccataataaaaatatgataggGCTTCTAATGTATATGGAAAAGGACAAAAAGGTTATGAAACTATGGAAAGATAAAAGTAAGTATTtgcacaaaaaaaataaaaataaacgatATTTTCTACAgctgttttattattacgtTATTTCAttctatttaaaaaaaaactccccccaaaaaaaaaaaaatttgtgCTACATGGACAAATGTATAGcgaaaattttatttcaaaataagtataaagaaataaatacaaaaacattatcaaataataaaacgaatactaataagTCTTATGTTTTGGGTAaactaaatcaaaatataatattaggAAAAGGAAATTCTATATTTCCTGGCTCAACTATTTTAGCAACAACtgcaaaaatatacataggagatcataatttatttgaagACAATGTTACTATAATAAATAACACaaacaaaaatatgtacattggaaattataatatttttcgaTCCGGTACACACATAATTAATTCACTCAAAATTGGAAGTAacaattattttgattacaAAA GCACCTTATATAATTGCACTATAAATGGATGTGTGTTTGTGAAGGCAAATATactaatgaatataaaagaaatcGAAAACAGAAATCCCTATTTTGTCAATAGCACTATAACAAATATCCATccaatatttattaaa gaACATACCAATGAAATAAAACTTCGATATAATCACATGAACAATTCAGAATAA